The sequence CCAGCCGAGACGACGGCTGACCTCGCCGTCCATTGGTCCGGTGCACTTGCCCGGACCTTTTCGCTGTGCACAATAGCCCGCTCTGGGGACGACCCCAGACCGCTTGGAACACCTGGGGACGGCCCCGCCTTCTTTCCGTCCCATCGAGGTGTCCATGTCCTGGATCGTTCTTTTTCTTGCCGGCCTGTTCGAAATCGGGTGGGCCATCGGCCTGAAATTCACCGAGGGCTTCAGCCGCCCGATACCTACCGCACTGACCATTCTGGCGATGCTGATCAGCGTTGCGCTGCTCGGCCTGGCCATGAAGCAATTGCCACTCGGGACCGCCTACGCGATCTGGACCGGTATCGGCGCCGTGGGCACGGTGATCGCCGGCATTATCCTCTTTGGGGAAACGCTCAGCCTGCTGCGTGTGGGCAGCGTGCTGCTGATCTGTATCGGCCTGGCAGGGCTGAAACTCAGCCATTGAGCCCGCGAGGAGGCGGTCGGCACCGTCGATCGCCTCCTCGCTTCGCCCTGCCGCATCGCCACCGCCCCGCGCGCGCCATAAATCCGTCAGCATGCAAGCCAAGCGACACTTATTTGTCACGAGCCACTCCTAGACTCGGCTAAGTTCCAGGACTGACCATGCAGTAACGGCGGCGAAACCCGCTCGCCGCCGCAGCCAGGAGCGTCCGCATCCCACATCCATGGAGAGACGACATGTTCAAGTGCAAGCCCCTCGCAGCCGCCATCATCGCAGTCCTGGCCACCCAGGCAAACGCCGACCAGCACAGCGCCGAGCAGCACCAGTCCGGTGCCGACAATATTGCTCAAGTGACCCAGACCGGCGGCCAGGACAACCTGTCCTATCAATCTCAGATCGGCGCCAGCAACGACGCGAGGGTAAGCCAGCAGCAGGCAACGTCATCGGACGCCGTTCAGACCCAGACCGGCAATGCGAACCTGGCAGATATCGAGCAGAACGCCAGCGGGCAGAGCGAAGCGATCCAGCTGCAGCAGGGCGACAACCACGACGCCCGCATCGTCCAGAACGACGCGTTTGGCAGCAGCGCCCGCCAGTACCAGGACGGCGGTTACAACAGCGCCATCACTGAGCAGACCGCATCCGATCTGAGTGCGGCAGTGACCGAGCAGGACGGCAACGACAACTACGCCGAAACCATTCAGAGCGGCACCGAGTCCAGCCTCGCCGAGCAGCGGCAGGTCGGCGACGACAACGTCTCGCTGGTATGGCAGGAAGGCGGCGCGCGCAACGACGGGCTCGTCGAGCAGCGTGGCAACGGCAACGATGCGACGCTCTATCAGGTGAACGCCTACGATTCGGGCGTCGAGATCGTCCAACAAGGCGACCTGCAGGTCGCATCGGTGATGCAAGCGGGTTCGCGGCACACCGCCGACATCCAGTCCACGGGCCTGATGAACGAGGCGTACATCGACCAGAGCGGCAGCCTGCAAACCGCCTCGATCCACCAGGTCGGCACGTCCAACAGCGCTGATATTTTCCAGGATGGCGAAGCCAACAGCGCGCACGCCGCGCAGGACGGCAGCCACAATTACGTCACGCTCGACCAGCTTGACGGCAGCTTCCAGACCGCTTCGCTCCAGCAAGCCGGCGAGTACAACCAGGCCTACGTCACGCAACGGGGCGGCCATCACGCTCTGGCGTTCGCCCAGGACGGTGCGGACAACCTGCTCACCGCCGAACAGCGCGGCAATGGCAACGAGCTGACCGGCTCCAGCCATGGCGACAACAATCGGCTGGACCTGATGCAGGACGGCGACCTCAACGTGGCCGATATCCAGCAGATCTACGGCTCCGATAACGACGTCAGCCTGATCCAGACTGGCGAAGGGCATCTGGCGCAGGTCCTGCAGGGCGGCATCGCCAACCAGGCGATGCTCGACCAGAGCGGTATCGCCAACTCCGCCGTGGTCTCGCAGATGGGCTCGGGGAACATGGCGATCATCACCCAGCAGTAACGCCGTACGGGCAGTCAGCCGCCTGGCTGGCTGCCCTCTAGCGACTACGCGCCGGATTGCCCATGACCGTGGCACCCGCTGGCACGTCACGCGTCACTACACTGCCCGCGCCGACGAGGGCGTTGTCGCCGATGGTCACGCCCGGCAGGATGATCGCGCCACCGCCGATCCACACGTGCTCACCAATGACTACAGGACGACCAAACTCGAGACCGCTGCGGCGCTGCTCCGCCTCGCGAGGATGGTCCGCCGCGTAGATCTGTACGGCCGGTCCTATCTGCGTGCCGGCACCGATGCGCACCTCGACTACGTCCAGGATCACGCAATTGAAGTTGAGGAACACCTCGTCGCCCAGGTGAATGTTGTAGCCGTAATCACAGTGAAACGGCGGCCGCACGACCGCGTTACGGCCCACGCTCCCCAACAGCTGCGCCAGCAATTCCCGCCGCGCCGTCGGCGTTTCAGCGAGCGCGGCGTTATAACGCGCCATCCACGCCTTGGCCGCGGCGTGATCGGCCTGCAGTTGGGGGTCGCCCGGTTGGTACAACTCACCGGCAAGCATTTTTTCTTTCTCACTCATGGGCATGGCCTGACTCCATCGAATAATCCGCACCCGTCATTCGACCGGACGGCGGCGCGAACCGCTCGCTAGGATGTCGTACCGATGAGCCAGAGGCGAAAGCGCGAGGCGAACTCCGGCACCGATGTGAAAATCCAGCCGGCCACCAGCACATTGAGCATCGCCACGGCGAGAAACAGCTGCGGTATCGACAACCCGACGACCGTGAGCAGCACGATGGCGAAGATCGCCGAGCCCACCATGAACAGCGCATTGAGGATATTGTTCGCCGCCACCACCCTGGAGCGTTCCTCCAGCGCGGTGCGCGACTGGATCAGCGCGTACAACGGGACAATATAGAGCCCGCCGAAGGTGCCCAGCGCCATGATGTCGACCAGCACCCACCAGGCACCAGGCTCAGCCAGCAACGCCACCCAGTCGCGGGTCCCGCCGACCTGCGGTACGCCGGTGGCGTGCCACCACAGCAGGACGCCGAACAAGGTCAGGCCGAGCGAGCCCAGCGGCACCAGCCCCATTTCCACGCGGTGGCGCGATAGCCGCTCGCAGAGCATCGAGCCCAGCGCAATGCCAATGGAGAACACCGCCAGGATCAACGTGACCACGCCTTCGTCGCCGTGTAGCAAGTCACGGGAAAACGCGGGAATCTGCGTCAGGTACACCGCACCGAGAAACCAGAACCAGGAATTGCCGACCATGGCCCGGGAGACGGCACGCTCCTGCCCCAGC is a genomic window of Stutzerimonas stutzeri containing:
- the sugE gene encoding quaternary ammonium compound efflux SMR transporter SugE; translated protein: MSWIVLFLAGLFEIGWAIGLKFTEGFSRPIPTALTILAMLISVALLGLAMKQLPLGTAYAIWTGIGAVGTVIAGIILFGETLSLLRVGSVLLICIGLAGLKLSH
- a CDS encoding sugar O-acetyltransferase, with product MPMSEKEKMLAGELYQPGDPQLQADHAAAKAWMARYNAALAETPTARRELLAQLLGSVGRNAVVRPPFHCDYGYNIHLGDEVFLNFNCVILDVVEVRIGAGTQIGPAVQIYAADHPREAEQRRSGLEFGRPVVIGEHVWIGGGAIILPGVTIGDNALVGAGSVVTRDVPAGATVMGNPARSR